The DNA region ATAAAAGTTACATTGTACCAATATAACTAAACATCTAACTAATTATACAAATAGTTTGCATTATTAATGATAAATTAAAGCATTTCACCATTAACATGATTTTTCTACAACAATGTACTCAGCTACACACTAAATTTACTCATTCTAACACTAAGATATTTATTATAAATACATTCAATAACTAGTGTTAAGTATATCAAAAAACCAACTATATTATATTAAATTCATAACATTTATTTTAAAAAAATAACCACTTATTAAAAATTGCGTTAATAATAACACCTACAGCTATTATTTTATCAGCAATTAAGTATAAAAACATGGGGCGAATAACCGGCCTCGAACCGGCGACCCTCAGATCCACAATCTGATGCTCTAACCAACTGAGCTATATTCGCCGTAAAGAACCTCCATTCAAGTAATATTATTATCATTGAATCCTGAAAGTCAAGTATATATCATATAATATTCATACCTTAAAGTAACCTATTCATCATTTTATAGCATTCAACTTCCATTTCTATGTCATAAACAATCATGTAACTTAGCAATAATATCATATAACTTAGATAAAATCAGTTCATCATCAATACCTTCCTTAGTAGGCCACATTTCACTATTTAGTCTAACAACTTTAATTTTATTATTAAATAATGCACTCAGATGCGTTATTTCATGTCTCTGCCCTAATATCAGACATAAAGATCTTTCCTTAGATAAGGATTTAATTTGTTGCATAGCACTTAAAGTAACTGCTCCATGGCAATTAGTAGGCACTTTTATAACTTTTGCTTTATTACAGTAAAAAAAATACTCAATAGCACTATCCAACACTATAATATCTGTAGATAAAATTTTAAACAGATCAATCTGTTTCTCCTGAATTATATTTAACTGTATAATAAGTTTTTGATAATTTTCAAATAGTACTCGCCTTGCATAAGAATCGAATTTTTTTTCAAATAGGTTATAAAGCTCTAATGATATTAATTTAATATTATTAATATCATACCAAACATGCCAATTATTACTTGCTCCGTTACGAATTAAGTTTATTCCTTCAATTTCAGATAATCTAATTACTTGCGACTGAAAAAAAGACGATAGTTTAGTCATATAATGCTCAAATCTATCGTCTATATATATTATTAAATCTGCAGATTGAACTTTATAAATATCACCTGGTCTTAACTGATAACCGTGAGAACAACCTGTTTGCCCAAATTCTAAGCTTTCTACTTTTGCTAGATCTTTAACTATAGCTTTTACAATTGCTGCAATTGGAGTATTAGAAGTAACAATTTGAAGCTTCTTTTGAGCAAGAACAATATTAATACTACAATAATTAAATACAAAAAAAACTACTACACTTATCCTAAATAATTTAAGGTTAAAACAAATCATAACTTTAATAAATCAATTAATTCTTGCTTATTAAGAGTAAAATCACTGTTTATCCAAGCATGCTTAAGATATAATAATACTTCTTGAATAGCTTGCTTTTTAAAACCAAGTTCTTTAAGATCAGAACCACTGACTGGTAATTTAGGTATTAATTCATAAACTTGCTGCTTAAACATATTTGCTTCTTCATCAGAAATACAACCTAACAATAAAGCTAAATTAACATAATCATCAATATTATCTACCCTTGTTAACCAATATTTTCTTATTAAAAAAAGAGCATTTTTACTTTGACATTCAGAAAAAAAAATGCATAACCTAACTATCTTTCTAATCATTGCTTTACTAAACCGTAAATTTGAAAGAATCTCTTTTAAATCCTGTACATCATTACTGCTTAGCAATACCGAATAAAGCACTATAACATTTGGTAAAATGGATTTTTTTTTTGCAATTGTCGTTACATTTTTAAAAACTGGCAAATTTAACTTTAACCTAAGCCCTATATAGTATGTAATATTAATTTCCGCCATTTTTACTAAAGTTTCATATGCATTAGGAGAAATAATAATCTTACTTAGCTCCTGAATAACCCTTTCCTTAGATAAAATAGTTAAGCTTTTAGCATGCTTAGCACACGATTGATATCCTTCTTGATCGATAGATCTGGCATAATATGATGAAAATCTAAAAAACCTTAAAATTCTTAAAACATCCTCTTGAATACGAGTATCAGAATCACCAATAAATATCACTCTTCTATCTTTTAAATCCTGCAGACCATTAAAATAATCGTATAATAAACTCTGCTCAAATGAATAACTAAGAGCATTAATGGTAAAATCACGCCTTCTTGCATCTTCAAAGTAATCATTTGAAAATTCTACCTTAGCATGCCTGCCATAGCATTGTACATCTTGTCTTAAAGTTGTAATTTCAAATTTTTCTCGCTTTATTACAGCTGTTACTGTACCAAACTTAATGCCAGTAGCATAACACTTTATATTGTTTAATTTGAGTAAATCCATTACTTGTTCTGGAAGCAATGGTGTTGCAATGTCAATATCATTAACTGGCTGACCTAATATAATATTACGTATTGAACCTCCTATAATGCGAGCAGACTTTATAGGAGTAGCAAGCATCAGCAACAACTTTTCAATATTTTGTGATGGAAATATTATGCAGATAGGAATTTCTGTCATGTATTACAAAATATCAACAAACATCAGCACTATATAATAGGCTAATGTTTTATTAAGAATAATAAGTTTCTTCATCAAAAGTTCCTTCTGACTGATCAATAATCAGTGTAATAGTTGCATCTCCTGTAATATTAATTACAGTTCTAAGCATATCAAGTATTCTATCAATTCCAACTAAAATTGCCACCCCTTCAATAGGCAGATTAATAGCTGAAAGAACCATAGGCAACATAATTAATGAAGCACCTGGTATACCTGCCCCACCAATAGTGCCTATTGTCACCATTAATATTATGACAAAATAATCATGTAACTGTAAAGTTACACCAAAAACTTGAGCAAAGAAAATTGTAGTTAAAGCCAGATTAATAGCAAAGCCATCCATATTAATAGAAGCTCCTAATGGTAAAATAAAATTAGTAGTAGCACTAGACACTCCCAATTTATTCTTACAAACATCCATAGTTGTCACTAAACTAGCCTTGCTGCTACTAGTAGATAAAGCTAGAATTTGGTATTCTATACTTTTTCTATAAAATGGCAGTGGAGAAATACGACAAAACACCATAATTAATACACCAAAAATTAAATATTGCATAATCATTGCTAACACTATTGCAAACATCAGCTTAGACAACCCAAATAATATTCCAATACCATGATTACCAACAACCCATGCAGTTAGTGCAAATGCTCCATAAGGTGCCAATAAAATGATCAACGAAATCATTTTCATAATCATTTTAGAAATAATACTAAATAATTGACGTAATGTAGATGAGTTAGACATCTTATTAAGAGTTATGCCGGTAAATATCGCTAAAAAAACAACTTGTAGTATGTTACTGTAAACAATAGCTCCTAAAGCATTATCAGGAACAATATTTATTAAAAAGCTAACTACATCAAATTTTGTTCTCTCTACATTAGTATGGTTTACAGGCAAATCAATAGTTATGCCTACCCCAGGCTTTAAAATAATAGCAATTCCAATGCCGAACAATACAGCAAATAAAGTTGTCAATGTAAAAGCAATAGTAGCTTTAATGCCAAGCCTACCTAGAGAGTCTGAATTATTTACACTAACAATGCCAGATACTAATGAAAAAAATATCAATGGAGCAATAATCATTTTTATTAAACGTAGAAATATATCACCTATTGGTTTAATATAATCAACATATTCAGGAAACGCAATTCCGGTTATTACACCTAATATAAGACCTAATATTACTTTTTGCCATAACATCATAAAACAAGACATTTTTAGTTAAAAATATAAGATTAACGCAATACTTAAATTAATACTATAGATTAAAGTTAATTACGCTAGCATTAATCAACGTTACATTCATAATTATAGGCTATACATAGTAATTTGAAGACTAACTAATAAAACTGCTTCAACAATAACTATATGGGTTTTAAGCTATATTTTTATATTCATAAAACATACATTTTCAAGCCACAAAATTTTCGTATTTACAGTATGCATAGGATAAATAAGTTTTATTATATCATGATAAGACTTTAATTGCTTCAAATATGAACTTTGAACCTCAAGCTGTGTTTCTGGCACTAAAAAATCAGTTTTGTAATCAACAATAACAATATGATTATTCTTAATTGCTAAGAGATCAATTCTTTTAAATACAAAAACTTTTGTATCATCAATATAAAATGCATCGTTATTACTTCTGATATCAGAATTATCACTCAAGCACATAATTCCTAAGTTCACTTC from Orientia tsutsugamushi str. Boryong includes:
- a CDS encoding metal ABC transporter substrate-binding protein is translated as MICFNLKLFRISVVVFFVFNYCSINIVLAQKKLQIVTSNTPIAAIVKAIVKDLAKVESLEFGQTGCSHGYQLRPGDIYKVQSADLIIYIDDRFEHYMTKLSSFFQSQVIRLSEIEGINLIRNGASNNWHVWYDINNIKLISLELYNLFEKKFDSYARRVLFENYQKLIIQLNIIQEKQIDLFKILSTDIIVLDSAIEYFFYCNKAKVIKVPTNCHGAVTLSAMQQIKSLSKERSLCLILGQRHEITHLSALFNNKIKVVRLNSEMWPTKEGIDDELILSKLYDIIAKLHDCL
- a CDS encoding CCA tRNA nucleotidyltransferase; translation: MTEIPICIIFPSQNIEKLLLMLATPIKSARIIGGSIRNIILGQPVNDIDIATPLLPEQVMDLLKLNNIKCYATGIKFGTVTAVIKREKFEITTLRQDVQCYGRHAKVEFSNDYFEDARRRDFTINALSYSFEQSLLYDYFNGLQDLKDRRVIFIGDSDTRIQEDVLRILRFFRFSSYYARSIDQEGYQSCAKHAKSLTILSKERVIQELSKIIISPNAYETLVKMAEINITYYIGLRLKLNLPVFKNVTTIAKKKSILPNVIVLYSVLLSSNDVQDLKEILSNLRFSKAMIRKIVRLCIFFSECQSKNALFLIRKYWLTRVDNIDDYVNLALLLGCISDEEANMFKQQVYELIPKLPVSGSDLKELGFKKQAIQEVLLYLKHAWINSDFTLNKQELIDLLKL
- a CDS encoding dicarboxylate/amino acid:cation symporter — encoded protein: MMLWQKVILGLILGVITGIAFPEYVDYIKPIGDIFLRLIKMIIAPLIFFSLVSGIVSVNNSDSLGRLGIKATIAFTLTTLFAVLFGIGIAIILKPGVGITIDLPVNHTNVERTKFDVVSFLINIVPDNALGAIVYSNILQVVFLAIFTGITLNKMSNSSTLRQLFSIISKMIMKMISLIILLAPYGAFALTAWVVGNHGIGILFGLSKLMFAIVLAMIMQYLIFGVLIMVFCRISPLPFYRKSIEYQILALSTSSSKASLVTTMDVCKNKLGVSSATTNFILPLGASINMDGFAINLALTTIFFAQVFGVTLQLHDYFVIILMVTIGTIGGAGIPGASLIMLPMVLSAINLPIEGVAILVGIDRILDMLRTVINITGDATITLIIDQSEGTFDEETYYS